In the Wyeomyia smithii strain HCP4-BCI-WySm-NY-G18 chromosome 2, ASM2978416v1, whole genome shotgun sequence genome, one interval contains:
- the LOC129726063 gene encoding spectrin beta chain isoform X3 — protein sequence MTTDISVVRWDPSQGPGQEYIDEYEYDGGNSSSRLFERSRIKALAEERESVQKKTFTKWVNSHLVRVNSRIGDLYVDMRDGKNLIKLLEVLSGERLPRPTKGKMRIHCLENVDKALQFLRDQRVHLENIGSHDIVDGNASLNLGLIWTIILRFQIQDITIEETDNKETKSAKDALLLWCQMKTAGYHNVNVRNFTTSWRDGLAFNAIIHKHRPDLIQFEKLTKNNPIQNLNNAFNVAEEKLGLTKLLDAEDVFVEHPDEKSIITYVVTYYHYFSKLKQETVQGKRIGKVVGIAMDNDRMINEYESLTSELLKWIEVTIVQLGDRQFANSLVGVQQQLAQFSNYRTVEKPPKFVEKGNLEVLLFTLQSKMRANNQKPYTPKEGKMISDINKAWERLEKAEHERELALREELIRQEKLEQLAARFNRKATMRETWLSENQRLVSTDNFGFDLAAVEAAAKKHEAIETDIFAYEERVQAVVAVCNELEAEKYHDIERIAARKENVLRLWNYLLELLRARRMRLEFSIQLQQNFQEMIYILDSMEEIKQRLLTDDYGKHLMGVEDLLQKHSLVEADINVLGERVKQVVQNSQKFLGDEEGGYKPCDPAIIVDRVQRLEDAYAELCKLAVERRSRLEESRKLWQFYWDMADEENWIKEKEQIVSTDEIGHDLTTVNLLLSKHKALEKEINSHEQQLMAVSTVGDELVRQGHFGADRIDERLKEILAMWNNLLDLTVSRRKRLENAVDYFQLFADADDVDNWMLDALRLVSSEDVGRDEANVQSLLKKHKDVADELKNYAETIEQLHTQAKNLILNEPEQQKVQERLAAIDARYKELMELAKLRKQRLLDALSLYKLISESDGVEQWIGEKERMLQTMVPGKDIEDVEIMKHRYDGFDKEMNANASRVAVVNQLARQLLHVEHPNSEEIIEKQNHLNQSWSKLRDQAESKRDELKSAHGVQTFYIECRETVSWIEDKKRILTETDSLQMDLTGVMTLQRRLSGMERDLAAIQAKLTALESEADAIEGEHPEEAALIRERVAQIQVIWEQLTQMLKERDSKLEEAGDLHRFLRDLDHFQTWLTKTQTDVASEDTPTSLPEAEKLLNQHQSIREEIDNYTEDYTKMMEYGEGLTSEPTQTEDPQYMFLRERLKALKDGWEELHQMWENRQVLLSQSLDQQLFNRDARQAEVLLSQQEHVLSKDDTPVNLEQAENQLKRHEAFLTTMEANDEKINTIIQVSEQLAEKQHFDSEKIGKRAESIAHRRDDNRTRAIELHEKLKNQVKLHEFLQDIEELTEWVQEKYITAQDDTYRSAKTVHSKWTRHQAFEAEIAANKERLHEAQKAAQDLMVEKPEFKEIIEPKLQDLAKNFDDLETSTKEKGALLFDAKREVIVQQSVDDIDSWMDDLEKQIINTDTGNDLTSVNILMQKQQVIQTQMAVKARQVEELEKQTEVLTKTVPQDVVEPIVEKKQAVHDRFEKIKAPLLERQRQLEKKKEAFQFRRDVEEEKLWIDEKMPLANSQEYGNSLFNVHVLKKKHQSLNTEIDNHEPRIMTICNNGQKLIDEGHEDASQFADLISQLTLKWQELKDAIDNRHKQLDQSEKVQQYFFDAAEAESWMSEQELYMMVEDRGKDEISAQNLMKKHETLEQSVEDYADTIRQLGETARQLTTEQHAYSDQVSVKQSQLDKLYAGLKDLAGERRARLDEALQLFMLNREVDDLEQWIAERELVAGSHELGQDYDHITLLWERFNEFAQDTATVGSERVAKANGIADDLISAGHSDSATIAEWKDGLNESWQDLLELIETRKAMLAASRELHKFFHDCKDVLGRIIEKQHGVSDELGRDAGSVSALQRKHQNFIQDLMTLHSQVQLIQEESAKLQAAYAGEKAREITNREHEVLAAWANLQGMCDARKNKLADTGDLFKFFNMVRTLMLWMEDVVRQMNTSEKPRDVSGVELLMNNHQSLKAEIDTREDNFSACLALGKELLARNHYASADIKERLLQLTNSRNALLHRWEERWENLQLILEVYQFARDAAVAEAWLIAQEPYLMSTELGHTIDEVENLIKKHEAFEKSAAAQEERFSALERLTTFELKEMKRRQEAAEEAERQRLQAEAEAKAAAEAEAEAARQAEAAARDTADAPGSPHSPKEQESAGTDAPSTSTPRRHSGTPKERSASTASASASKISRRSRSKSPFRSFRWKRGSSKADVSDEEGDRPSPGGTDEGVQEGILTRKHEWESTTKKSTNRSWDKVYSVARNGRLAFFKDQKSSKSVPEQTFRGEPPLELKGAQIEIATDYTKKKHVFRIKLSNGGEFLLQCHDDAEMNQWVTALKAQCELDASGEGRSLTLPASSQKDEQKRRSFFTLKKN from the exons ATGACGACTGACATCTCGGTAGTACGATGGGACCCCAGTCAGGGTCCCGGTCAGGAATACATCGACGAATACGAATACGATGGAGGAAACTCCAGTTCACGTCTTTTCGAACGGTCACGAATAAAAGCTTTAGCAG AGGAACGTGAAAGTGTTCAAAAAAAGACATTCACAAAATGGGTCAATTCGCATTTAGTGCGGGTCAACAGTCGAATAGGCGACCTGTACGTTGACATGCGAGATGGCAAAAATTTGATTAAGCTCTTGGAAGTGTTATCCGGGGAGCGCTTGCCAAGGCCAACGAAGGGAAAGATGCGTATCCACTGCCTAGAGAATGTAGACAAAGCATTGCAGTTCCTGCGTGATCAGCGCGTCCATTTGGAGAACATCGGCTCCCACGATATTGTCGATGGTAATGCAAGTCTAAATCTAGGTCTGATTTGGACTATCATTTTGCGGTTCCAG ATCCAAGACATTACAATAGAAGAAACTGACAACAAAGAAACGAAATCCGCAAAAGATGCCTTGTTGCtctggtgtcaaatgaaaactGCCGGTTATCACAATGTTAACGTGCGCAATTTCACCACATCATGGCGCGATGGTCTTGCATTTAATGCAATTATTCACAAACATCGCCCGGACCTGATTCAGTTTGAAAAGCTGACAAAGAACAACCCTATCCAGAACCTGAACAATGCGTTCAACGTTGCGGAAGAGAAGCTTGGACTGACTAAGCTGCTGGATGCAGAGGATGTGTTCGTCGAACACCCGGACGAAAAGTCCATCATCACATATGTCGTGACGTACTACCACTATTTCAGCAAGCTGAAACAGGAGACCGTGCAGGGCAAACGTATCGGCAAGGTAGTAGGTATCGCCATGGATAACGATCGTATGATCAACGAGTATGAATCGCTTACCAGTGAGTTGCTGAAGTGGATCGAAGTGACAATCGTTCAGTTAGGTGATCGACAATTCGCGAACTCGTTGGTTGGTGTACAACAGCAACTAGCACAATTCTCTAATTACCGAACGGTTGAAAAACCACCGAAGTTCGTGGAAAAGGGAAACTTAGAAGTGCTGCTATTCACCCTTCAATCTAAAATGAGAGCAAACAATCAAAAACCGTACACTCCAAAAGAGGGAAAAATGATTTCTGATATTAACAAAGCTTGGGAGCGTTTGGAGAAGGCTGAACATGAACGAGAATTAGCACTCCGAGAAGAACTTATCCGGCAGGAAAAATTGGAACAGTTGGCTGCACGTTTCAATCGCAAAGCAACAATGAGGGAAACCTGGTTATCAGAAAACCAACGTCTGGTCAGTACAGACAATTTCGGATTCGATTTGGCAGCAGTTGAAGCAGCTGCCAAGAAGCATGAAGCCATTGAGACCGATATTTTTGCTTACGAAGAACGAGTTCAAGCTGTTGTTGCAGTTTGTAATGAGTTGGAGGCCGAAAAGTATCATGACATAGAACGAATTGCTGCTCGTAAGGAGAATGTTCTTCGTCTGTGGAACTATCTTCTTGAACTTTTGAGGGCTAGGCGAATGCGGCTGGAATTCTCCATTCAGTTGCAACAGAACTTCCAGGAAATGATCTACATTTTAGACTCGATGGAGGAAATCAAACAGCGTCTGCTAACCGACGATTACGGCAAGCATTTGATGGGTGTGGAAGACTTGTTGCAAAAGCATTCACTAGTTGAAGCTGATATAAACGTTCTCGGCGAACGTGTTAAACAAGTTGTACAGAACTCACAAAAATTCTTGGGCGACGAAGAAGGCGGTTACAAGCCTTGCGACCCAGCGATCATTGTCGACCGTGTTCAGCGTCTAGAAGATGCATATGCCGAGTTGTGCAAACTTGCTGTTGAACGTCGTTCTCGGCTTGAAGAGAGTCGCAAGCTGTGGCAATTCTATTGGGATATGGCAGATGAAGAAAATTGGATTAAAGAAAAGGAACAGATTGTATCCACTGATGAGATTGGTCATGATCTAACAACTGTGAATCTTTTGTTATCAAAACACAAAGCATTAGAGAAGGAAATTAATTCTCATGAACAACAGTTAATGGCTGTTAGCACAGTTGGTGACGAACTGGTTCGTCAGGGACACTTTGGAGCTGACCGCATCGACGAACGTCTCAAAGAGATCTTGGCTATGTGGAACAATTTGTTGGACTTGACCGTTTCGCGTCGTAAGCGCCTTGAAAATGCAGTGGACTACTTCCAGCTGTTTGCCGATGCTGATGATGTGGATAACTGGATGTTGGATGCTCTACGCCTCGTTTCATCCGAAGATGTTGGACGAGATGAAGCCAATGTGCAGAgtctattgaaaaaacacaaagACGTTGCGGATGAACTGAAAAATTATGCCGAAACCATTGAACAGTTGCATACTCAGGCTAAGAATTTGATCCTGAATGAACCGGAACAGCAAAAGGTTCAGGAACGTCTTGCTGCTATCGATGCCCGTTACAAAGAACTCATGGAACTGGCTAAACTTCGCAAACAACGGCTATTGGACGCCCTTAGTCTGTATAAACTCATTTCCGAAAGTGACGGAGTGGAACAATGGATAGGCGAAAAAGAACGTATGTTACAGACTATGGTACCAGGAAAAGATATCGAGGATGttgaaatcatgaaacatcgttACGATGGTTTTGATAAGGAAATGAATGCGAATGCTTCCCGCGTAGCTGTCGTTAATCAGCTTGCTCGCCAGCTCTTACACGTTGAGCATCCCAATTCGGAGGAAATCATTGAAAAGCAGAATCATCTGAATCAAAGCTGGTCGAAACTTCGAGACCAGGCCGAAAGTAAGCGCGACGAGCTGAAATCTGCTCATGGAGTACAGACATTCTACATCGAATGCCGTGAAACCGTGTCCTGGATCGAGGATAAAAAACGTATTCTTACAGAAACAGACAGTCTGCAGATGGATTTGACCGGGGTAATGACATTGCAACGTCGTCTAAGCGGAATGGAACGTGACTTGGCCGCGATCCAAGCCAAATTAACTGCCCTTGAAAGTGAAGCAGATGCAATCGAAGGTGAACATCCAGAGGAAGCTGCTTTGATCCGCGAAAGAGTGGCCCAAATCCAAGTTATTTGGGAACAGTTGACACAAATGCTTAAAGAACGTGACTCGAAACTGGAAGAAGCAGGCGATCTGCATCGTTTCCTGCGTGATTTAGATCACTTCCAGACCTGGTTAACCAAGACACAGACGGATGTGGCTTCAGAAGACACTCCAACTTCGCTACCAGAAGCCGAAAAACTACTGAATCAACACCAGAGTATTCGTGAAGAAATCGACAACTATACTGAGGATTACACTAAGATGATGGAGTATGGTGAAGGTTTAACTTCAGAGCCGACACAAACCGAAGATCCACAATACATGTTCCTACGTGAACGCTTGAAGGCCCTGAAGGATGGTTGGGAAGAACTGCATCAAATGTGGGAGAATCGGCAGGTTTTGCTTTCGCAGAGCTTGGATCAACAGCTATTTAACCGAGATGCTCGGCAGGCCGAAGTGCTTCTAAGCCAACAAGAGCATGTTCTTAGCAAGGATGATACGCCGGTTAATCTTGAACAAGCGGAAAATCAACTGAAGCGTCACGAGGCTTTCCTTACTACGATGGAAGCCAATGACGAAAAGATCAACACTATTATCCAAGTTTCAGAGCAGTTGGCTGAGAAACAGCACTTCGATTCGGAAAAGATTGGTAAGCGAGCGGAAAGCATCGCTCATCGACGCGATGACAATCGTACCCGTGCTATTGAGTTGCACGAAAAATTGAAGAACCAAGTGAAACTGCACGAATTCCTGCAGGATATTGAAGAGCTGACTGAATGGGTACAAGAAAAATACATCACTGCTCAGGATGACACTTACCGTAGCGCTAAAACCGTTCATAGCAAATGGACACGCCATCAAGCCTTTGAGGCGGAAATTGCTGCAAACAAAGAGCGTTTACATGAGGCTCAAAAGGCTGCCCAAGATTTAATGGTGGAGAAACCGGAGTTCAAAGAAATCATTGAACCCAAGTTGCAAGATTTGGCGAAGAACTTTGACGATCTCGAGACAAGCACCAAAGAAAAGGGAGCTCTTCTATTCGATGCTAAGCGTGAAGTTATCGTGCAACAGAGCGTGGATGATATTGATTCCTGGATGGATGATCTCGAAAAGCAAATCATCAATACTGATACGGGTAATGATTTGACTTCAGTgaatattttgatgcaaaagcAACAGGTCATTCAAACACAGATGGCTGTCAAAGCGCGTCAAGTTGAAGAGCTTGAGAAGCAAACCGAAGTCCTTACAAAGACCGTTCCTCAGGATGTCGTAGAACCGATTGTGGAGAAGAAACAAGCTGTTCACGACCGGTTCGAAAAGATCAAAGCTCCATTGCTCGAGCGTCAACGCCAGCTCGAGAAAAAGAAGGAAGCCTTCCAGTTCCGTCGTGATGTCGAGGAAGAAAAACTGTGGATTGATGAAAAGATGCCGTTGGCTAACTCCCAGGAGTATGGTAACTCATTGTTCAATGTGCATGTACTGAAAAAGAAGCATCAATCGCTGAACACCGAAATTGATAATCACGAACCGCGAATAATGACTATCTGTAATAATGGACAAAAACTGATCGATGAAGGGCATGAAGATGCTTCTCAATTCGCGGATCTCATCAGTCAACTGACACTGAAATGGCAGGAGTTGAAGGATGCAATCGATAATCGACACAAACAGTTGGACCAATCAGAAAAGGTACAGCAATACTTCTTTGATGCTGCTGAAGCAGAATCATGGATGAGCGAACAGGAACTGTACATGATGGTAGAAGACCGGGGTAAGGATGAAATTTCCGCTCAGAATCTAATGAAGAAACATGAAACACTCGAACAATCGGTTGAAGACTATGCAGATACAATCCGACAGTTGGGAGAGACCGCACGGCAGTTGACTACTGAACAGCACGCTTACAGTGACCAGGTGTCGGTTAAACAATCCCAGTTGGACAAACTTTATGCAGGATTGAAGGATTTGGCCGGTGAACGCCGTGCTCGTTTGGATGAAGCTCTGCAACTCTTCATGTTGAACCGAGAGGTAGATGATCTTGAACAATGGATCGCCGAACGTGAATTGGTTGCAGGGTCGCATGAACTTGGCCAAGATTATGACCACATCACATTATTATGGGAACGATTCAACGAATTTGCCCAAGACACTGCAACCGTAGGAAGCGAACGTGTGGCCAAGGCGAATGGTATTGCGGATGACCTTATAAGTGCTGGTCACTCTGATAGCGCTACAATAGCCGAATGGAAGGATGGTTTGAACGAATCCTGGCAGGATCTTTTGGAACTGATTGAAACTAGGAAGGCTATGCTTGCTGCATCTCGCGAACTGCATAAGTTCTTCCACGACTGCAAAGATGTTCTTGGTCGCATTATTGAAAAGCAACATGGAGTTTCGGATGAACTGGGACGTGATGCTGGTTCTGTGTCAGCTCTACAACGCAaacatcaaaattttattcaggACCTTATGACGCTCCACTCACAAGTACAACTAATTCAGGAAGAATCTGCAAAACTTCAAGCAGCATATGCTGGTGAGAAAGCACGAGAAATCACCAACCGAGAACACGAGGTACTCGCCGCTTGGGCCAATTTGCAGGGCATGTGCGACGCTCGTAAGAACAAACTCGCTGACACGGGAGATTTGTTCAAGTTCTTCAACATGGTCCGTACATTAATGCTTTGGATGGAAGATGTCGTACGACAAATGAACACATCTGAAAAGCCACGTGATGTTTCTGGCGTTGAACTGCTAATGAACAATCATCAAAGTTTAAAAGCAGAAATTGATACCCGCGAGGACAACTTCTCAGCATGCTTGGCTCTTGGAAAAGAGCTGTTAGCAAGGAATCATTACGCTTCTGCAGACATCAAGGAACGCCTGCTACAACTGACTAACAGTAGAAACGCTCTATTACATCGATGGGAAGAACGTTGGGAAAATCTCCAGCTGA TTCTTGAGGTATATCAGTTTGCTCGCGATGCTGCTGTTGCCGAGGCTTGGCTTATTGCACAGGAACCATATTTGATGTCAACGGAACTGGGACACACGATTGacgaagttgaaaatttgattAAGAAACACGAGGCATTCGAAAAATCTGCTGCAGCACAAGAAGAACGTTTCAGTGCTCTAGAGCGATTAACAACG TTTGAGCTCAAAGAAATGAAACGTCGCCAAGAAGCAGCGGAAGAAGCCGAACGTCAACGTTTACAGGCCGAAGCTGAAGCCAAGGCTGCGGCAGAGGCGGAAGCGGAAGCAGCACGGCAGGCTGAAGCGGCCGCACGAGACACAGCCGATGCGCCAGGATCGCCACATTCCCCAAAAGAGCAGGAATCAG CTGGCACTGATGCACCCAGCACCAGTACTCCTAGGAGACACTCAGGAACACCTAAAGAGCGATCTGCGAGTACTGCCAGCGCTTCAGCATCCAAAATCAGCAGAAGATCTCGCTCCAAGAGTCCATTCCGGAGTTTCCGCTGGAAACGCGGAAGCTCCAAAGCTGATGTATCCGACGAAGAAGGAG ATCGCCCGAGCCCGGGAGGTACTGATGAGGGTGTTCAAGAGGGTATTCTAACCAGGAAACACGAATGGGAATCAACGACTAAGAAGTCAACCAACAGGTCCTGGGATAAG GTGTACAGTGTCGCACGTAATGGTCGTCTAGCCTTTTTCAAGGATCAGAAATCATCCAAGTCGGTTCCAGAGCAGACGTTCCGTGGTGAGCCGCCACTGGAGCTGAAGGGAGCCCAGATCGAAATCGCCACTGATTACACCAAGAAGAAGCATGTGTTCAGAATAAA GTTGTCAAACGGAGGAGAATTCCTGCTTCAATGTCATGACGACGCCGAAATGAATCAATGGGTAACTGCTTTGAAAGCCCAGTGCGAGCTTGACGCTAGCGGTGAAGGCCGTTCGTTAACGCTACCCGCGTCATCCCAAAAAGATGAACAAAAGAGACGGTCATTCTTTACCctgaagaaaaa TTAA